One part of the Lycium ferocissimum isolate CSIRO_LF1 chromosome 8, AGI_CSIRO_Lferr_CH_V1, whole genome shotgun sequence genome encodes these proteins:
- the LOC132066942 gene encoding solanidine UDP-glucose glucosyltransferase 1-like: MAPHVVFLPYSMMSHLTALVQIARLFAFHGLRVTIITTPHNALVFQSLVDKDRLVSGRSICIRTLKFPSNVLGLPEGIENLVSTPNVEIAGKVHYGVVNLLQKPLEQMIRQLNPNCIVSDMLFHWTVDLAEELHIPRFSFQPVSFFCQCVRHCLREYTPHNKVDSDSERFTIPGLLHEIKMKRSEIEDFLKEETYYGKMVKSVVDADLRSHGIIHNTCSLLEPGYAELYEKIRGRKGWHVGPLSLFINKLDDVKRSKEIHNSNFSVPNWKESDDCLSWLEDQDPNSVLFVCFGSSTRFSNDQLREITLALKEANCPFVLVVKEQQDHHDGNSNKEMLNKNGKCFIIKGWAPQVIILKHRAIGGFMTHCGWNSILEALTLGVPLITWPLFSEQFHNANLLEQLGLAIRVGADMWNSGFIVSCPVISREKIESAVKRLMCDSEDSRKIRANVKLMVERLNSASEEGGSSHSDLIALIEEIKRCAFNNST; encoded by the coding sequence ATGGCACCACATGTTGTGTTCCTTCCATACAGCATGATGAGCCATTTAACCGCATTGGTACAAATTGCTCGACTCTTCGCTTTCCACGGCCTCAGGGTCACCATCATCACCACTCCGCATAACGCCCTCGTTTTTCAGTCCTTGGTCGATAAAGACCGTCTCGTGTCAGGACGCAGCATCTGCATCCGGACACTCAAGTTTCCCTCAAATGTGCTAGGCTTACCTGAGGGAATTGAAAATCTTGTGTCCACCCCTAATGTGGAAATAGCTGGCAAAGTCCACTATGGCGTTGTTAATCTACTCCAGAAACCTCTGGAGCAGATGATTCGCCAGCTCAATCCTAACTGCATTGTCTCCGACATGCTCTTCCATTGGACTGTCGATCTGGCTGAAGAGTTGCACATTCCGAGGTTCTCGTTTCAACCAGTCAGTTTCTTCTGTCAGTGTGTCAGACATTGTCTTAGGGAGTACACACCTCATAACAAAGTGGATTCGGATTCTGAGAGGTTCACGATCCCTGGCCTACTTCATGAGATCAAAATGAAACGCTCCGAGATTGAAGATTTTCTTAAAGAGGAGACTTATTATGGGAAGATGGTAAAGTCAGTCGTAGATGCTGATCTTCGTAGCCATGGCATTATTCATAACACTTGCTCCTTGCTGGAACCTGGCTACGCCGAGTTGTATGAAAAGATTAGAGGGCGAAAGGGTTGGCATGTAGGTCCCCTCTCTCTATTTATCAACAAATTAGATGATGTCAAAAGGTCTAAAGAAATTCACAACTCCAATTTTTCTGTTCCTAATTGGAAAGAGTCTGATGATTGTTTGAGTTGGCTTGAAGACCAGGATCCTAACTCTGTACTCTTTGTTTGTTTTGGTAGCAGTACAAGATTTTCAAATGATCAACTTAGGGAAATAACATTAGCTTTGAAAGAAGCCAATTGCCCATTTGTTTTGGTAGTTAAAGAGCAGCAAGACCATCATGATGGTAACAGCAATAAGGAAATGTTGAACAAGAATGGCAAGTGCTTTATTATCAAAGGGTGGGCCCCACAGGTAATAATTCTGAAACATCGAGCAATCGGGGGGTTCATGACTCATTGTGGTTGGAATTCCATACTTGAAGCTCTAACTCTAGGTGTACCATTGATTACATGGCCCTTGTTCTCAGAGCAATTTCACAACGCTAACCTTTTGGAGCAGCTCGGGCTTGCAATTAGGGTTGGAGCAGACATGTGGAACTCGGGGTTTATTGTGTCATGTCCTGTGATATCAAGAGAGAAAATAGAGTCGGCTGTTAAACGTTTGATGTGTGATTCAGAGGACAGTAGGAAAATACGAGCAAATGTCAAGTTGATGGTGGAGAGGCTGAACAGTGCCAGTGAAGAAGGAGGTTCCTCTCATTCAGATCTCATTGCGTTGATTGAGGAAATCAAGCGTTGTGCTTTCAACAACTCCACTTGA
- the LOC132068461 gene encoding uncharacterized protein LOC132068461: MVELMKNIRSDTLTLVLVNFAGIMEKADETLLPGVYKEVGEDLHTDPTGLGSLTLFRSIVQCLCYPLAAYLSARHNRAHVIALGAFLWSAATFLVAVSSNFTEIAISRGLNGIGLAIVTPAIQSLVADSTNDSNRGTAFGWLQLTSNFGSTLGGLISVLLAETSFMGIPGWRISFHLVGLISVAVGISVRLFASDPRFLDSDGNAKDQPPPQPFQEEVRQLLKEAKEVIKVPSFQLLIAQGVSGSFPWSALSFAPMWLELIGFSHNATAFLWTSFNVAQSFGALFGGTMGDVLAKHLPNSGRIILAQISSGSAVPLAAILLLLLPYDPSTIVMHGLVLFIMGLCISWNAPATNNPIFAEIVPERARTSIYALDRSFESVISSFAPPLVGILAQHVFGFKPVPKGSTGSEEIATDRQNAASLAKALYTAIGIPIAICCFFYSFLYCTYPRDRDRARLQQTEQTGSSPSEEQQALLDDEQRLLSVS, encoded by the exons ATGGTGGAACTAATGAAGAACATAAGATCAGATACATTGACTCTTGTATTAGTCAACTTTGCTGGTATAATGGAGAAAGCTGATGAGACTTTGTTACCTGGTGTTTATAAAGAAGTTGGAGAGGATTTGCATACTGATCCAACTGGTCTTGGTTCACTTACTCTATTCAGATCAATAGTTCAATGCCTTTGTTATCCATTAGCTGCTTATCTTTCTGCTCGTCACAACAGAGCTCATGTTATAGCTCTTGGTGCTTTTCTTTGGTCTGCTGCTACTTTTCTTGTTGCTGTCTCTTCTAACTTTACTGAG ATAGCAATATCTAGAGGATTGAATGGAATAGGACTTGCAATAGTCACACCAGCGATCCAATCTCTAGTTGCTGACTCAACGAATGATAGTAACCGGGGTACAGCTTTTGGATGGCTACAACTAACATCAAATTTTGGCTCCACCCTTGGAGGGCTTATATCTGTGCTGCTAGCTGAAACATCATTCATGGGGATCCCTGGCTGGAGAATATCCTTCCATCTGGTTGGTTTGATTAGTGTTGCTGTTGGAATTTCGGTCCGTCTCTTTGCCAGCGATCCCCGCTTTCTTGACAGTGATGGCAATGCAAAAGATCAACCTCCACCACAGCCATTTCAAGAAGAAGTGAGACAACTGCTAAAAGAAGCAAAAGAAGTTATCAAAGTACCTTCCTTTCAGTTACTTATTGCACAAGGGGTTTCTGGGTCATTCCCGTGGTCGGCATTGTCATTCGCCCCTATGTGGTTGGAGCTTATTGGCTTCTCTCACAATGCAACAGCCTTCCTTTGGACTTCGTTTAATGTTGCTCAGTCATTTGGTGCATTGTTTGGAGGTACAATGGGCGATGTCCTAGCCAAGCATTTACCTAATTCTGGTAGAATTATTCTAGCTCAGATAAGCTCTGGCTCGGCGGTTCCTTTAGCTGCAATTCTGCTGCTGCTATTGCCTTATGATCCTTCAACAATTGTGATGCATGGTTTAGTTTTATTCATCATGGGATTATGCATATCATGGAATGCTCCAGCAACTAACAA TCCAATATTTGCAGAGATAGTTCCAGAGAGAGCTCGAACTAGCATTTATGCTCTAGATCGTTCTTTTGAGTCCGTAATATCATCATTTGCTCCTCCACTGGTTGGGATTTTGGCGCAACATGTTTTTGGTTTTAAACCAGTTCCAAAGGGATCAACGGGCTCAGAGGAAATTGCAACAGATAGACAGAATGCTGCTTCACTTGCCAAGGCGCTGTACACTGCAATAGGCATTCCAATTGCTATTTGTTGCTTCTTCTACTCCTTCCTCTATTGCACTTATCCACGAGACAGGGATCGTGCTAGGTTGCAACAGACTGAACAAACAGGTAGTTCTCCATCTGAAGAACAACAAGCCTTACTTGACGATGAGCAAAGACTTCTTTCAGTTAGTTGA